The following DNA comes from Rhizobium lusitanum.
AAAAATGTAGGTGGTGGCGAAGATCAGCACGAGATGCGGCGCGTTGCGGAACACCTGAACGTAGAAGACGACCGGATAGCGGACGATCTTCAAGGGCGCGAGTTGCAAAATGCCGAGGATCACGCCCACCAACGTGCCGCCTGTCATGGCGAGCAGGCTGATCAGGATATTCATGAGGAAGCCGCTGCCGAGATAAGGCAGCCATTCGATAAGGGTCGACAGCAGCGACAGATCGGCAAGCAACCAGATGGCGGCAATAACAATCAGCGCGCCAAACAACCATGGAAGCCGGTTGTGTGCCGACGCGGACAGGATCTTGGCGTTGGTCATGATCCCACTCCGAATCCCGGCACGGCCAGGCGCTTTTCAACCCAATGGCCAATTCGCGCGACCGCCAGATTGATGGCGCTGAAGAACAGCAGGATGACGATCATCAGCTCGACGACGTTGTCGCGCTGCGTCCAGACCATGATCGAGGCGTAGGTGATCTCGCTCACCGCGATCGCATTGCCGACGGTCGTGAGCTTCACCAGATTGATCAGATTATTGACGAGGGCCGGCAGAGAGGCGCGGATCGCCAAAGGAGCCTCCACGAACCTCAGGATCTGCAGGCGGGTGAAGCCGATGGCGCGGGCCGCCTCCACGGTCTGCTCCGGCACGGCCTCGATGCCGGCGCGAATGGCATCGGCATGCAGGGCGGCCACATGCAGGCCGACGACGGCCACGACCCAGAAAAACGGCGAGAGCGGATTGTTCTGCGCCCCGCCGAGGACATTGGAGACAAGCGTGTTCAGCACCAGGAAGCTGAACATCAGCTGCACCAGCGTCGGCGTATTGCGGGTGATTTCGATAAATGCCCTGACGGGCGCGGATACCAGTTTGCGGCTGGATGTCAGCATGGCCGCAAAGAGGAGGCCGAAAGCGAGGCTGACCGGAATCAGGAGCACAATGAGATAAAGCGTGGTGATAAAACCACCACGCCAAATCTGTGCCTCATAACCGCCGGCGAGGAACTCGTAGTTGAGCCCGATCTTGCCCGTCCAGTCTATGAAGGCCTGAAGAAGGGAATTCCCCATAAGCAGCCTTGCTTCAAGCGACCTAAAGCGTCACTTGCCTTCGCTCTCGAGCTTCTTGTGCTCTTCCTCGAGATAGGAGGTGTTGAGCAGTCGGTTGGCCTTCGCGTATTCGAGCAGCTTGCCGTTCGCATGCAGCTCACGGATGACCTTGTCGAGCGCATTGCTCGTATCGGTCTCGCCCTTGCGCAGCCAGATCACGGAATCGGACGGGACGAGTTCGGTGGGGAAGAGGATGGTGTAGTCCTTCCATTCTTCCGGGCGGTCCTGAAGCAGAAGGCCGACGGTGGCGCCGACATGGACGGCAGCGACGCAATTGCCACCCTGTAGTGCCAGTAGCGATTCCGGCTGGCTGGGCAGAGCCTTCACTTCGGCGCCATACTGCTCGATGAGCGGCTGTGTGTAGTTCGACCCCTGCGAAACGCAGACCGCCTTGCCCTTCAGGTCGCTCCAGTCCTTCAAGCCACTGTCCTTGCGACCGACGGCCGCACCACCGCTGCGATCATAAGGGGTCGGAACGTAGTCGAGAATCTTGGCGCGCTCTTCGGTATACTGCATGTTGGCGATGAGGATATCCACCTTGCCTTGCTGCAGGAACTGCACCCGGTTCGGCGGCGTCACCGTCACCGTTTCCAGCTTGACGCCGAGCTTGTCGGCCAACGCCTTGGCGATGTCGATATTATAGCCCTTCTGCTCCTGGCCGGCCGGATCGATATAACCGAATGGCGCGCCGGACAGGATGACGCCGACCGTCAGCGAGCCGCGTCCCTTGATGCGGTCGAGCGTAGCGTCGGCATGGGCGAGCGTGCTGAAAAGTGCGCCGATGGAAAGGGCCGCAGCAAAAAGCGTCGTCGAAGTTCGCTTGGCAAAGTTCATGGGTTCTAAACTCCTTCGTTGGCGCGGAAACTAGAGAGCCCGGCCAAGGCGGGCAAGGAATTGCATGCTATTTCTCTTGAATTCTTGGAATGAATTACCCGCTTATTTTCAGATTGATAAGACCGTTTCCTCAACGTTTGCTGGGGCGGATGGAGCTACGCAGGGTAATCAGGCGGTCGAGGGATTGCAGAGTCGTTTCCTGGGCGGCGGTGGCGAGCGCGAGCATCATCGATTCAAGGCAGACGAGGGTCGGGCCGTGGAGTGCGACGTGCTCGATCTTGGCACGGGGAATGATGATCGATGCATCGGCATGCTTGCGCAGCACCGTGTCTTCCTGTCCGAGCAGCATGACGATCGGGATGCCGAGGCGCTGCGCCTCGGTGATGGTCGTCATACCTTCGCGGTGTGCCCGGCCATAGGCCATCATGATCAACGCATCGCCTTCTTCCATGGTCAGAAGCTGTTCGGCGAGCGCGATCCCGGTGAGGTTCAGTGCATAGGAAGGATAGCCGTTGCGGGAAAAGAGACGGGCGGCATACGTCGCGAGCACCCCGGAGGCGCCGATGCCGAAAACGCCGATGCGCTTTGCCCCGAGAATGACCGCGATGGCATCCGCCATGCCTTGGCGATTGGATGGCGCGGAGAGCGCCTCCATGGCATTGCGGTGATCGTTGATGACAAAATCGATGGCGGAATCGACATTGCTGTTCAACTCCCGCGCGGTCGTCGCCATCTTCTCGGACGGAGAATCCGTCTCGCCGATGTGGGCCTCCAGCGTGTCCTTGAGGTCGAGCAGCCCTTCGAAACCCAGCGCCTGGATCGCGCGGATGACCGTGGCATCGGAGGTGCCGGTTTCGTTGGCGATTTCGAGCGCGGATTTGCCGAGGATGGCGTGGCGATGCTGGTCGATAAAATCGGCGACGCTAAGCAGGCTCGGCGACAAGGATGCGCGGCGGTTCTTCAGTCTTTCGCCGAAGCGGTCGATCCGGCGCGTCTTCTTCTGGTTTCTGGAGGCGGCGTCCATGGCCGGTGAGATACCTTCCTTAGATAATCATATTAAGGAAGGCACATTGTCTTATTCTTACCGATTTTGAAAGTCTTAGGCGCATCACTGTTGCGGTTGCTTTAAGCCCGGACGCCCCGCAACATGAGACTGCACCATCGAAACCATCAGATTGAGCGCCGCATAGGAATTGGAGATCGCCTCCTCGCGCGGCAACAGGATGTAGCGACCCTCGCGGCAGGCGGCGAGGAACTGGCAATAATCCGGGAGCACCTTGTTCATCGCGGCGATTTCTTCGGCCGGCGTGCCGCCGGTGTCCGAGCGGTAGGTGTCGAAGATGAAATCGGCGTCGAGCTCCTGTAGCCGTTCGGCGCTGACCTCGATCCGCCCGCCTTCCGGGATCTTTTCGATAATATCGGGAAAGTGGAAACCGGCATCGCGCAGCACGCGGCCGAGCGCGCGATAGGTATGATAGATGCTGATCTTGCCGTTCTGCGCCTGCAATACCGAAACGGTGATCTTGGACGGATCCACCACCTGTTTCAGCTCCTCGATCTGTGCGCGGTAGCGCCGATCGAGAATGGCGAGCCGGTCCTGCGTGCTGGTGAGATCGGCGAGGCGTTCGTAGATATGCGGCGCGCTGCCGACGGTGTTGTCGATAACGACGGTCGGTGCGATCTTCTCCAGCTGTTCGACCGGCGTCGTACGGCCGGGTTCGGTGATGATGAGGTCGGGTTTCGCCGCGACGACGGCTTCGAGATCGACGGTGACGGCGCCGATATAACGCAT
Coding sequences within:
- a CDS encoding amino acid ABC transporter permease, whose protein sequence is MGNSLLQAFIDWTGKIGLNYEFLAGGYEAQIWRGGFITTLYLIVLLIPVSLAFGLLFAAMLTSSRKLVSAPVRAFIEITRNTPTLVQLMFSFLVLNTLVSNVLGGAQNNPLSPFFWVVAVVGLHVAALHADAIRAGIEAVPEQTVEAARAIGFTRLQILRFVEAPLAIRASLPALVNNLINLVKLTTVGNAIAVSEITYASIMVWTQRDNVVELMIVILLFFSAINLAVARIGHWVEKRLAVPGFGVGS
- a CDS encoding transporter substrate-binding domain-containing protein, producing the protein MNFAKRTSTTLFAAALSIGALFSTLAHADATLDRIKGRGSLTVGVILSGAPFGYIDPAGQEQKGYNIDIAKALADKLGVKLETVTVTPPNRVQFLQQGKVDILIANMQYTEERAKILDYVPTPYDRSGGAAVGRKDSGLKDWSDLKGKAVCVSQGSNYTQPLIEQYGAEVKALPSQPESLLALQGGNCVAAVHVGATVGLLLQDRPEEWKDYTILFPTELVPSDSVIWLRKGETDTSNALDKVIRELHANGKLLEYAKANRLLNTSYLEEEHKKLESEGK
- a CDS encoding MurR/RpiR family transcriptional regulator, whose amino-acid sequence is MDAASRNQKKTRRIDRFGERLKNRRASLSPSLLSVADFIDQHRHAILGKSALEIANETGTSDATVIRAIQALGFEGLLDLKDTLEAHIGETDSPSEKMATTARELNSNVDSAIDFVINDHRNAMEALSAPSNRQGMADAIAVILGAKRIGVFGIGASGVLATYAARLFSRNGYPSYALNLTGIALAEQLLTMEEGDALIMMAYGRAHREGMTTITEAQRLGIPIVMLLGQEDTVLRKHADASIIIPRAKIEHVALHGPTLVCLESMMLALATAAQETTLQSLDRLITLRSSIRPSKR
- a CDS encoding ABC transporter substrate-binding protein, with the protein product MFRSLAAALLMLAFTAGPLLAQNIETRVFTDDFGREVEVPVHPLRIVSMHDLDITIPLIELGVRPVASHGRTGTDGKAHLRSGPILTGIDFDNSGMRYIGAVTVDLEAVVAAKPDLIITEPGRTTPVEQLEKIAPTVVIDNTVGSAPHIYERLADLTSTQDRLAILDRRYRAQIEELKQVVDPSKITVSVLQAQNGKISIYHTYRALGRVLRDAGFHFPDIIEKIPEGGRIEVSAERLQELDADFIFDTYRSDTGGTPAEEIAAMNKVLPDYCQFLAACREGRYILLPREEAISNSYAALNLMVSMVQSHVAGRPGLKQPQQ